The Microplitis mediator isolate UGA2020A chromosome 8, iyMicMedi2.1, whole genome shotgun sequence genome has a window encoding:
- the LOC130673753 gene encoding partitioning defective 3 homolog, translating to MKVTVCFDNVRVVVPCGDGSLLVRELMHEAIVRYRKATGKLLSSGVTGTGAPPSSTDTGPVITSLSSLTGGGLLDPDDRLCDVADDREQIIAHLSITNGGDSNHVGDGASSVGTNSPDFFNDDKDGAIRYRANDHRTMSNIKRESVKRLSMHALSTRDPHLTTYSALSLPRESRRREPLGQDAKAAFEITQDEVQEIIIKNEPGQLGVHVVPCYDLQGNDQGLRVEKIDPNGRIAKDGRIDLHDKIIRINGHNLLRIHFQKVQEILRSCTNDPCLKISIIKAKKIVSGESAPKEDDNYHKIKVQSNYNLLQSANTRKIGKMIEIELTKGSDGLGFSVTTRDNPAGGHMPIYIKNILPKGAAVRDGRLRSGDRLLEVNKIEMTGKSQNEVVAFLRSIPPGGKVRMIVSRQEEVSTSNLNELTSGTVSHQQQQQQQQQQQQQQQQQQQESNPRSWSTPHSSPVNKSTEKLIECYESQKIGPSSPRKKVKHLDLDIPVYDSEKAGLGVSVKGKTSNDQNSNSDLGIFIKSVLHGGAASRDGRLRTNDQLLEINGESLLGLSNSAAMDTLRRAMINSKSATTGIISLKVARQVSSSSPSSPSFDRNKNYQDELITGLGSCKVETANSIYIDDKDDREARGGVGVTAAVARGSEPRIRDRDRDNFNDNDNDIVDNGNLMSSVSPWNPVIDRLTDQYNKNSIRNESYCLATNKTWRESIGHKLFQRAEDILLEDSQDKRASDKESQYTDDPTYDSQLSLEELSVSSNKFTRDAIGRQSMSEKGHATLDAKNTDTYKRNKKLRQDKDSKNSSNDYQSLSDDEPKPPSAAIAAASVAASVAAVSRDLDIRSGNSSSGPVSVSGSGPGTGGLGSGTGTGSGSGVVTESSSFEATRRRFEKKSMENTEYVYTIPGNNKARKHWLVDDDQQQHQNQQHQHYYYQQQQQYPGKEEEGGFSNTRGDVKQASLNSALDKRTKKKGMKSSILRFVKNRKSLNFGENIDTRDNSNYCSGTINYIQ from the coding sequence atgaagGTGACAGTTTGCTTTGACAATGTACGAGTTGTGGTGCCCTGTGGTGATGGGAGTCTCCTGGTACGTGAACTTATGCACGAAGCAATTGTACGATATCGTAAAGCAACtggtaaattattatcatctgGAGTAACAGGAACAGGAGCACCACCATCATCAACAGATACGGGACCAGTTATAACTAGCTTGTCATCATTAACTGGTGGAGGCTTACTAGATCCAGATGACAGATTGTGTGACGTTGCTGATGACCGTGAACAAATAATTGCTCATTTATCAATAACTAATGGTGGGGACAGTAATCATGTTGGAGATGGTGCTAGTTCTGTTGGTACTAATAGTCCAGATTTTTTCAATGATGACAAAGATGGTGCGATCCGATATAGAGCTAATGATCATCGTACGATGAGTAACATTAAAAGAGAGAGTGTTAAAAGATTGTCAATGCATGCGTTGTCAACACGTGACCCTCATTTGACAACTTATTCGGCGCTGTCATTACCACGTGAGTCCAGAAGACGGGAACCATTGGGTCAGGATGCCAAGGCGGCATTTGAAATTACTCAGGATGAGGTTcaggaaataattattaaaaatgaaccaGGACAATTGGGAGTTCACGTTGTACCTTGTTATGATTTACAAGGAAATGATCAAGGACTGagagttgaaaaaattgatcCAAATGGTAGAATTGCTAAAGATGGTCGTATTGATCTgcatgataaaataataaggatCAATGGTCATAATTTATTGCGTATACATTTCCAAAAagttcaagaaattttaagaTCTTGTACAAATGATccttgtttaaaaatttcaattattaaagcAAAGAAAATTGTCAGTGGTGAATCTGCGCCAAAGGAAgatgataattatcataaaataaaagtacagtcaaattataatttgttaCAAAGTGCAAATACAAGAAAAATTGGTAAAATGATTGAAATAGAATTGACCAAAGGTAGTGATGGATTAGGATTTAGTGTTACGACACGTGATAATCCTGCTGGTGGACATATgccaatttatattaaaaatatattacctaAAGGTGCTGCTGTTAGAGATGGAAGACTTAGATCTGGTGACAGATTATTAgaagttaataaaattgaaatgactGGCAAAAGCCAAAATGAAGTTGTTGCTTTTTTACGAAGTATACCACCTGGTGGTAAAGTTAGAATGATTGTTTCAAGGCAGGAAGAAGTTTCAACgagtaatttaaatgaattgacTTCTGGTACTGTTAGtcatcagcagcagcagcagcaacaacagcaacaacaacaacaacagcagcagcagcagcaagaATCAAATCCAAGATCTTGGAGTACACCGCATTCATCACCAGTTAATAAATcaactgaaaaattaattgaatgttATGAATCACAAAAAATAGGACCATCATCTCCacgtaaaaaagtaaaacatcTTGATTTAGATATTCCAGTTTATGATTCAGAAAAAGCTGGACTTGGTGTTAGCGTAAAAGGAAAAACTTCAAAtgatcaaaattcaaattctgatttaggaatatttataaaaagtgttTTACACGGTGGAGCTGCTTCTAGAGATGGTCGACTTAGGACCAATGATCAATTGTTAGAGATAAATGGTGAGTCACTTTTAGGACTTAGTAATTCAGCAGCTATGGATACATTAAGACGAGCGATGATAAATAGCAAGAGTGCAACAACGGGTATAATAAGTCTAAAAGTTGCTAGACAAGTTTCATCATCGTCGCCGTCATCACCAAGTTTTGatcgtaataaaaattatcaagatgAACTGATAACGGGATTGGGTTCTTGTAAAGTTGAAACCGCAAACAGTATTTATATTGATGATAAAGATGATAGAGAAGCAAGAGGAGGAGTTGGAGTTACAGCAGCGGTAGCAAGAGGAAGTGAACCTAGAATTAGAGATAGAGATAGAgacaattttaatgataatgacAATGATATTGTTGATAATGGTAATTTAATGTCTTCAGTATCGCCATGGAATCCAGTTATTGATAGACTTACTGatcagtataataaaaattcaatacgtAATGAAAGTTATTGTCTTGCCACAAATAAAACCTGGCGCGAATCTATTGGTCACAAATTATTTCAACGCGCAGAAGATATTTTACTTGAAGATTCACAGGATAAGCGGGCGTCTGATAAAGAAAGTCAGTATACTGATGATCCAACTTATGATAGCCAACTTTCATTAGAAGAATTATCAGTATCGAGTAATAAATTTACGCGAGATGCAATTGGAAGACAGAGTATGTCAGAAAAAGGACATGCTACACTTGATGCCAAAAATACAGACACTTATAAACGTAATAAAAAACTACGTCAAGATAAAGACagtaaaaattcaagtaatgaTTATCAATCACTTTCTGATGATGAACCTAAACCACCATCAGCCGCTATTGCTGCAGCTTCAGTAGCAGCTTCAGTGGCTGCTGTTTCAAGAGATTTAGATATTAGATCTGGTAATAGTAGCAGTGGACCTGTATCCGTATCTGGATCGGGACCAGGTACTGGAGGACTAGGATCTGGAACTGGTACAGGGTCAGGATCTGGAGTTGTTACTGAATCATCATCATTTGAAGCAACACGTAgacgttttgaaaaaaaatcaatggaaAATACTGAGTACGTTTATACAATACCTGGTAACAATAAAGCGCGCAAGCATTGGCTTGTCGATGATGATCAGCAGCAACACCAGAATCA